The Paenibacillus sp. FSL W8-0426 region CTTGAACATCGAACCGGAGGTGATGCGGCGATACGCTGCGGAAATGACCGGGCATGACGTCATGCCCCGATTCACCACGCATGTCCTTTGCCAGAACGAGCTGGTAGAAACGCTGCAGGAGCTGCATGACATGATCCTTGCGGAGCGGCAGGACTTTTGCAAAGAGGAATTGCTGCTCGTCCTTCTGGAACAATTGATCAGCGAACATTCGGATACCGAACGGACAAACGCCGAACAGGAGCAAACCGCCGAAATTACGCGCGTGTGCGCTTATATCGAATCGCATTACATGGACAGCATCGCATTAAACGAGTTATCCGATCTGGCAAGCCTGAGCAAATATCATTTGCTGCGGCTGTTTACGCGCCAGAAAGGCATCTCCCCTTACCGATACCTGGAGACCATTCGCATCAATCACGCAAAGCGGCTGCTCGAACAGGGATTGTTCCCGATGGAAGTAGCTGCCAGGACAGGTTTTAGCGATCAAAGCCATTTTACGAATTTTTTCAAAAAACTGATCGGGCTGACGCCGCGGCAATACCGGCGCATTTTCAATCACGAACAACTAGCGGTACCGCATGCAGAAAAGGCGGGCAATCCGACATGACGAAAACAACCAAAGCTTCAACCGGCCATTTGCTGGCCTTGTTTACGATGCTGGTCTGGGGCACAACGTTTATTTCCACCAAATGGCTGCTCGTGGACTTCACCCCGGTGGAGATTCTGGTGTTCCGGTTTGTGCTGGGGTACGCTGCATTGCTGTTGATCTATCCACGCTTCCAGCGGATCGCTTCTTTCCGGGAAGAGCGGCTGTTCATGGCAGCCGGGCTGTGCGGGGTTACGTTATATTTCCTGATTGAAAATGTGGCTCTGGAATATACGCTCGCCTCCAATGTAGGCGTCATCGTATCCATCGCTCCGTTCTTCACCGCGGTGGTCGCACATTTCGCGCTGGACGGGGAAC contains the following coding sequences:
- a CDS encoding AraC family transcriptional regulator, producing MTREVRTVVYDPDLQLEAYRFEGIMQKFPNHFHDYYVIGFIEDGKRHLVCNQEEYVLNSGDIIIFNPGDPHACEQVDGRTLDYRCLNIEPEVMRRYAAEMTGHDVMPRFTTHVLCQNELVETLQELHDMILAERQDFCKEELLLVLLEQLISEHSDTERTNAEQEQTAEITRVCAYIESHYMDSIALNELSDLASLSKYHLLRLFTRQKGISPYRYLETIRINHAKRLLEQGLFPMEVAARTGFSDQSHFTNFFKKLIGLTPRQYRRIFNHEQLAVPHAEKAGNPT